The following coding sequences are from one Halomicrobium zhouii window:
- a CDS encoding inorganic phosphate transporter, translated as MVDGLLVVGLLVAAFVGYNIGGSSTGVAFGPAVGSRILGKATAAGLFTVFALLGGWTIGRNVIETMSSEIVPATQFSLTASVGVLFFAGASLLISNLYGVPASTSMTAVGAIVGLGLATGTLREEVMFRIVSAWIIAPLLAFLVGMLIGRYLYPHLDARFTFTRLENPLVRLDRSGAVPRPAFNDRASLWDVLGAALVLVIACYMGFSAGASNAGNAVAPLVGSGAVSVESGILLAIGSIGLGGFTIARRTLATVGDGITELPILAALIVSTIGATVITVLSRLGIPASLAVSTTCCIIGLGWGRASRAVTVAEAAKGAVDPDAAQFDEGAGLTTGALTADDPETGVPSGPTLGTLAASEREQEANAPGAEEDIDVPPIGEEDFDDLAAESLFDPAATSRIVFLWALTPTISTIGAYVLFSIVL; from the coding sequence ATGGTCGACGGATTACTCGTCGTCGGGCTGCTGGTCGCCGCCTTCGTCGGGTACAACATCGGCGGATCCTCCACGGGCGTCGCGTTCGGACCTGCCGTCGGGAGCCGGATCCTCGGAAAGGCCACCGCGGCGGGGCTGTTCACCGTCTTCGCGCTGTTGGGCGGCTGGACCATCGGCCGGAACGTCATCGAAACGATGAGCAGCGAGATCGTCCCGGCGACGCAGTTCAGTCTGACGGCGAGTGTCGGCGTGCTCTTCTTCGCCGGCGCGTCGCTGCTGATCTCGAATCTCTACGGCGTGCCAGCGTCGACGTCGATGACGGCCGTCGGTGCCATCGTCGGCCTAGGGCTCGCGACGGGGACGCTCAGGGAAGAGGTGATGTTCCGGATCGTCTCGGCGTGGATAATCGCACCGCTGCTCGCGTTCCTGGTCGGGATGTTGATCGGCCGCTACCTCTACCCCCACCTCGACGCGCGATTCACGTTTACGAGACTGGAGAACCCGCTGGTCCGGCTCGATCGCTCGGGAGCGGTACCGCGACCTGCGTTCAACGACCGGGCCTCGCTGTGGGACGTCCTCGGGGCGGCCCTCGTGCTCGTCATCGCGTGTTACATGGGCTTCAGTGCTGGTGCCTCGAACGCCGGCAACGCGGTCGCCCCGCTCGTCGGGAGCGGAGCGGTCTCCGTCGAGAGCGGGATCTTGCTGGCGATCGGCTCGATCGGGCTCGGCGGGTTCACCATCGCTCGCCGGACCCTGGCGACGGTCGGTGATGGGATCACCGAACTGCCGATCCTGGCGGCGCTAATCGTCTCGACTATCGGCGCGACGGTCATCACGGTCCTCTCGCGGCTCGGGATCCCCGCAAGCCTCGCGGTGAGTACGACCTGTTGTATCATCGGCCTCGGCTGGGGCCGTGCCAGCCGGGCAGTCACCGTCGCCGAGGCCGCGAAGGGGGCAGTCGACCCGGACGCCGCCCAGTTCGACGAGGGGGCGGGCCTCACCACCGGTGCGCTCACGGCCGACGACCCGGAGACCGGCGTGCCGAGCGGGCCGACGCTGGGAACGCTCGCGGCGAGCGAACGAGAACAGGAGGCGAACGCTCCCGGAGCGGAGGAAGATATCGACGTCCCCCCGATCGGCGAGGAGGACTTCGACGACCTCGCGGCCGAGAGCCTGTTCGACCCGGCCGCGACCAGTCGCATCGTGTTCCTCTGGGCGCTGACGCCCACGATATCGACGATCGGCGCGTACGTACTGTTCTCGATCGTCCTCTGA
- a CDS encoding universal stress protein, protein MGSHVLVPVDGSEESLRALAHAFDLEDVDVTVITVVDPFDIDPLTPGLQSPLGKAGLPAYSQEWYEKEWENARELHADLRAAADDFDGAYESVVKLGNPVRQILRYADEHDVDQIVIGAASDDPLSHVLLGSTAEGVTKRAKSTVTVVR, encoded by the coding sequence ATGGGATCACACGTTCTCGTCCCGGTCGACGGCTCCGAGGAATCGCTGCGTGCACTGGCTCACGCGTTCGACCTCGAGGACGTGGACGTCACCGTCATCACGGTCGTCGACCCGTTCGACATCGACCCGCTCACTCCGGGGCTGCAGTCGCCGCTCGGCAAAGCCGGCCTTCCCGCGTACTCACAGGAGTGGTACGAGAAGGAGTGGGAGAACGCCCGAGAACTCCACGCCGACCTGCGTGCGGCCGCCGACGACTTCGACGGCGCGTACGAGAGCGTCGTCAAACTCGGCAACCCGGTCAGGCAGATCCTGCGCTACGCGGACGAACACGACGTCGACCAGATCGTCATCGGCGCGGCGAGCGACGACCCGCTCTCGCACGTGCTGCTCGGGTCGACCGCCGAGGGCGTGACGAAACGCGCCAAATCGACTGTGACGGTCGTGCGGTGA
- a CDS encoding DUF5796 family protein, whose product MSARNDVAPDTLGVELTEDGIAVEYNDGRTVFYHGVPRKAEETVRTAPAKDAHVLVTDASETQGILVYVNDLNTHDDILEDTGVGRIMLDDEEDELFPGVVVRDHQMRVEVEADLDQVDGRVFVFEEDEMGERSYEIVSPDSEGADERSE is encoded by the coding sequence ATGAGCGCTCGCAACGACGTCGCCCCGGACACACTCGGCGTCGAACTCACCGAGGACGGCATCGCCGTCGAGTACAACGATGGCCGGACCGTCTTCTACCACGGCGTCCCGAGGAAAGCCGAAGAGACGGTCAGGACGGCGCCGGCCAAGGACGCTCACGTGCTCGTCACCGACGCCTCTGAAACCCAGGGCATCCTCGTCTACGTGAACGACCTGAACACCCACGACGACATCCTCGAGGACACCGGCGTCGGGCGGATCATGCTCGACGACGAGGAGGACGAACTGTTCCCCGGCGTCGTCGTCCGCGACCACCAGATGCGCGTCGAAGTCGAGGCTGACCTGGACCAGGTGGACGGACGGGTGTTCGTGTTCGAAGAAGACGAGATGGGTGAGCGGAGTTACGAGATCGTTTCTCCGGATTCCGAAGGCGCGGACGAGCGGAGCGAGTGA
- a CDS encoding DUF7128 family protein, with product MVVQTERDDMTWFKCEHCGLMFDDQGDARQHEKNCDSEEPSYIQ from the coding sequence ATGGTCGTCCAAACGGAGCGGGACGATATGACGTGGTTCAAGTGCGAGCACTGCGGCCTGATGTTCGACGATCAGGGCGACGCGCGACAACACGAGAAGAACTGCGATTCGGAGGAGCCCTCCTACATTCAGTAA